The DNA segment CGTCGAGTCGTGGCTCGAGGAGGGGACGGCGCTCGGCCAGTACCCCGTCGCCTCGATCCGCCGAGATGCCGGTACCGACGAGGTGTACGGCCGCGCGGAGCTCTACACCTGCATTCCCCGCGAGGTCGCGAGGGAGCTGTTCGAGGAGGTCCACGCGAGCGTGCTGATGAGCGCGACGCTGCGGCCGTTCGACGTGCTCGGGGACGTTCTCGGGCTCGAGGAGCCGATCACGATGGCCTACGACCTCGAGTTCCCCGAGGAGAACAGACGGACGTTCGCGGTCGAGACGCCCGCGCTGTTCGCGAGCGACCGGAACGATCCGGCGGTCCAGCGGACGATCACTCGCGTCATCGAGGACGCGATCCGCATGACGCCGGGCAACACCCTCGTCTTCTTCCCCAGCTACCGCGAGGCCGAACGGTACCACGACCGGATCGAGACGCGGGCCGAGCGTTTCCTCGACGAACCCGGGACGCGCGCCGAGGAGCTCCGCCGCGAGTTCGTCGACGAAGGGCATGCCGCGCTGTTCACCTCGCTGTGGGGTACCCTCGCCGAGGGCGTGAGCTTCGACGCCGACGACGCTCACACCGTCCTCGTCGTCGGCGTCCCCTACCCGCACCTCGACGAGCGGATGGAGGCGGTCCAGGACGCCTACGACCAGGTCTACGGCGACTCGAACGCGGATGCGGGCTGGGAGTACGCCGTCGAGATCCCGACGATCCGGAAGACCCGACAGGCGCTCGGGCGGGTGCTCCGCTCGCCCGAGGAGTTCGGCGTTCGGGCGCTCGTCGACAAGCGCTACACGGAGACCGCGGAACGCGAGATGGGAAAGTACAGCGTCCGGAGCGCCTTCCCCCCCGAGGAACGCCGCGAACTCATCGACATCGCCCCCGAGAAGCTCCAGTTCTCCATGCTCAACTTCTACGGCGACCACGACGCTTACGGCGGCGACCCGCCCGAGCCCCGCCTGGACTAAGCGGGCAACGGGAAGCGAGCGGCGGACTCCTCGTGGGTCGCGTCCCAGAGGACGAGTCCGTTCACGGCCCAGACAACGGGCTCGACCTCGCGTTCGCACAGCCGTTCCCGTGCCGCCGCCGAACCTCCGCGGGCGAGCGTGACGTGGGGGACGTACGACTCGCCCTCGAGCCCCTCGACCGGCTCGAACGTCTCACAGAGCCGGTCGTGGAGCGTCTCCAGTCCGGAACCCTCGACGGCGAGGTAGACGACGGGTTCGGTACCGTGAGCCGGTCGCTCGAACGTCTCGATTCCCGTTACCCGCACCTCGAAGGG comes from the Halalkalicoccus sp. CG83 genome and includes:
- a CDS encoding 2'-5' RNA ligase family protein, which encodes MPISLNVPVPGRVKRLASELEPDLYGFDRVRRRHTLVVKRLGERTPTEYARLVPEVRRAIEGTAPFEVRVTGIETFERPAHGTEPVVYLAVEGSGLETLHDRLCETFEPVEGLEGESYVPHVTLARGGSAAARERLCEREVEPVVWAVNGLVLWDATHEESAARFPLPA